A region of Anaerolineae bacterium DNA encodes the following proteins:
- the metH gene encoding methionine synthase — MSVQSTLTELAQQRILILDGAMGTMLQQYNLDEARYRGERFKDYDRPVKGNNDLLSLTQPQLVLEIHRAYLEAGADLVETNTFNANAISQADYGMEKLAYKMNLAAAKIARQVANQYTAQTPHKPRFVAGALGPTNKTASLSPNVNDPGARNVTFDQLKAVYKEQARGLVDGGVDLLLLETIFDTLNGKAAFFALDELFAEIGRSLPVMVSGTITDASGRTLSGQTTEAFWHSVRHVQPFSVGLNCSLGAKEMRPYLENLSDVADTLVSCYPNAGLPNEFGEYDQTPDEIAAYLQEFAQSGFINIVGGCCGTTPDHIRAIARAVEKIQPRLVPKVEPYARYSGLEPLTITPFTNFVNIGERTNVSGSIKFKRLIVEENYEEALRIAAQQVENGAQMVDVNFDDGLLDGEACMTRFLNLIAAEPDIARVPVVIDSSKWSVLEAGLKCVQGKSVVNSISLKEGEAEFKRQACLIKRYGAAVIVMAFDEAGQAASLERKVEICTRAYNLLTREVGFSPEDIIFDPNILTVATGIEEHNHYAVNFIEATRMIKQTLPHCKVSGGVSNLSFSFRGNNVVREAMHAAFLYHAIRAGLDMAIVNAGQLAVYDDIPPDLLERVEDVIFNRRPDATERLVSFAETVKGQAMEKVEDKAWRDQPVHKRLEHALVKGILDYIETDVEEARQQFDRSLAVIEGPLMAGMNVVGDLFGAGKMFLPQVVKSARVMKKAVAYLLPFILEENAQNGLEDSQAAKILLATVKGDVHDIGKNIVGVVLGCNNYNVIDLGVMVPAEKILQTAREQNVDVIGLSGLITPSLDEMVHVAEEMTRQGFELPLLIGGATTSRIHTAVKIAPAYQNTAIHVLDASRSVGVVEKLLNPTTRQSFRREVAAEYEQLRETHRGKRAKKPLLDLPAARARRFQPDWTQVDIVKPSFLGVKVFDRISLNSVARCIDWTPFFHTWEINGVYPQILNDPVKGREATDLFNNAQTLLDNIIKQGWLTARAVLGFFPANSKGDDIILYPDEARAETLAVFHTLRQQTDKGPGRPCYALADFIAPADSGAPDYLGCFAVTGGIGLPELAAKFEAEHDDYCAIMAKALADRLAEALAEYMHEQVRKQWWGYAPAENFSNQELIKEAYRGIRPAPGYPACPDHTEKGILFDLLNVPQNIDLHLTETFAMYPAAAVSGFYFAHPEARYFTVGKIGRDQVADYARRKGMPVAEVERWLRPNLAEGV, encoded by the coding sequence ATGTCTGTTCAATCAACCTTAACCGAACTTGCTCAACAACGCATCCTCATCCTTGATGGCGCAATGGGCACCATGCTTCAGCAGTATAATCTGGATGAAGCCCGTTATCGCGGGGAGCGGTTTAAAGATTATGACCGGCCGGTAAAGGGCAATAATGATCTGCTCAGTCTCACCCAGCCGCAGTTGGTCCTTGAAATTCACCGGGCTTATCTGGAAGCCGGGGCGGACCTTGTTGAAACCAATACCTTCAACGCCAACGCCATCTCCCAGGCCGATTACGGCATGGAAAAGCTGGCCTACAAAATGAACCTGGCCGCGGCCAAAATCGCCCGCCAGGTCGCCAACCAATACACGGCCCAAACGCCCCACAAACCGCGTTTTGTGGCCGGCGCCCTGGGGCCAACCAATAAAACCGCCTCCCTCTCGCCCAACGTCAACGACCCCGGCGCCCGCAACGTTACCTTTGACCAATTAAAAGCCGTTTACAAAGAACAAGCCCGGGGCCTGGTGGACGGTGGCGTGGACCTGCTGCTGCTGGAAACCATTTTCGACACCCTCAACGGCAAGGCCGCTTTTTTTGCCTTGGATGAATTGTTTGCCGAAATAGGCCGCAGCCTGCCGGTGATGGTTTCCGGCACCATCACCGATGCCAGCGGCCGCACTCTCTCCGGCCAAACCACCGAAGCCTTCTGGCATTCGGTCAGGCACGTTCAGCCTTTCAGTGTGGGCCTGAACTGCTCGTTGGGCGCTAAAGAAATGCGGCCTTATCTTGAAAATCTTTCCGACGTGGCCGATACTTTGGTCAGTTGTTATCCCAACGCCGGGCTGCCCAACGAGTTTGGCGAATACGATCAGACCCCGGACGAAATTGCGGCCTACCTGCAAGAGTTTGCCCAAAGCGGATTTATTAACATAGTGGGCGGCTGCTGCGGCACCACGCCCGATCACATCCGGGCCATTGCCCGGGCCGTGGAAAAAATTCAACCCCGCCTCGTGCCCAAGGTTGAACCTTACGCTCGCTACAGCGGCCTGGAACCGCTCACCATCACTCCCTTTACCAACTTTGTCAACATTGGCGAACGGACCAACGTATCCGGCTCAATCAAGTTCAAACGGCTGATTGTGGAAGAAAATTACGAAGAAGCCTTGCGCATTGCGGCCCAGCAGGTGGAAAATGGCGCGCAGATGGTGGATGTCAACTTTGACGACGGCCTACTCGACGGCGAAGCCTGCATGACCCGCTTTCTCAATTTGATCGCCGCCGAGCCGGACATTGCCCGCGTGCCGGTGGTGATCGACTCCTCCAAGTGGTCGGTGCTTGAGGCTGGCTTAAAGTGTGTGCAGGGCAAAAGCGTGGTCAATTCCATCAGCCTCAAAGAAGGCGAGGCGGAATTCAAACGCCAGGCTTGCCTTATCAAACGTTACGGCGCCGCCGTGATTGTGATGGCCTTTGACGAAGCGGGCCAGGCCGCCTCGCTGGAGCGCAAAGTGGAGATCTGTACCCGGGCCTACAACCTCCTCACCCGGGAGGTCGGCTTCTCGCCCGAAGACATTATCTTTGACCCCAATATCCTCACCGTAGCCACCGGCATTGAAGAACACAACCACTACGCCGTCAACTTTATCGAGGCCACCCGGATGATCAAACAAACCCTGCCGCATTGTAAGGTCAGCGGTGGGGTGAGCAACCTGTCCTTTTCTTTTCGGGGCAACAATGTGGTGCGAGAGGCCATGCATGCCGCGTTTTTGTACCACGCCATCCGGGCCGGGTTGGATATGGCCATTGTTAATGCCGGACAGTTGGCCGTGTACGACGATATCCCGCCGGACCTGCTGGAACGGGTGGAGGACGTGATCTTCAACCGCCGCCCGGATGCCACCGAGCGGCTGGTCAGTTTTGCCGAAACGGTCAAGGGCCAGGCTATGGAAAAAGTTGAGGATAAAGCCTGGCGCGATCAGCCGGTGCACAAACGATTGGAGCATGCCCTGGTCAAAGGTATTTTGGACTACATTGAAACGGATGTGGAAGAAGCGCGGCAGCAGTTTGACCGGTCATTGGCCGTGATTGAAGGGCCGTTGATGGCGGGCATGAACGTGGTTGGCGATTTGTTTGGAGCGGGCAAGATGTTTTTGCCCCAGGTGGTCAAAAGCGCGCGAGTGATGAAAAAAGCTGTGGCTTACCTGTTGCCGTTCATTCTGGAAGAAAATGCGCAAAACGGGCTTGAGGATAGCCAGGCGGCCAAAATATTGCTGGCTACGGTTAAGGGCGACGTGCACGACATTGGCAAAAACATTGTGGGAGTGGTGTTGGGTTGTAACAATTATAATGTGATTGACCTGGGCGTGATGGTGCCGGCGGAAAAGATTTTGCAAACTGCCCGCGAGCAAAACGTGGACGTGATTGGCCTGAGCGGGCTGATCACGCCCTCGCTGGATGAGATGGTGCACGTGGCCGAGGAAATGACGCGCCAGGGCTTTGAGTTGCCGCTTTTGATTGGCGGGGCCACCACCTCGCGCATCCATACGGCGGTCAAAATTGCGCCGGCGTATCAAAACACGGCCATACACGTGCTCGATGCGTCGCGCAGCGTGGGCGTGGTGGAAAAGCTGCTCAATCCCACTACCCGCCAATCATTCCGCCGGGAGGTAGCCGCCGAGTACGAACAACTGCGGGAAACTCACCGCGGCAAACGAGCCAAAAAACCGCTGCTCGACCTGCCTGCGGCCCGCGCTCGCCGTTTCCAACCGGATTGGACGCAGGTGGATATTGTGAAGCCCAGCTTTTTGGGCGTCAAAGTGTTTGACCGGATCAGCCTGAACAGCGTGGCCCGGTGCATTGACTGGACCCCGTTTTTCCACACCTGGGAGATTAATGGCGTTTACCCGCAAATCTTGAACGATCCCGTCAAGGGCCGGGAAGCCACCGATCTTTTCAACAACGCCCAAACCCTGCTTGACAACATCATCAAACAGGGCTGGCTGACCGCCCGCGCCGTGCTGGGCTTTTTCCCGGCCAACAGCAAGGGCGACGACATCATCCTTTACCCCGACGAGGCCCGGGCCGAGACGCTGGCCGTTTTCCACACCCTGCGCCAGCAAACCGACAAGGGGCCGGGCCGGCCCTGTTACGCCCTGGCCGATTTTATTGCGCCCGCCGATAGCGGCGCGCCCGATTATCTGGGCTGTTTTGCCGTGACCGGCGGCATAGGTTTGCCGGAACTGGCGGCCAAATTTGAGGCCGAACACGACGATTATTGCGCCATTATGGCCAAAGCCCTGGCCGACCGTTTGGCCGAAGCCCTGGCCGAGTATATGCACGAGCAGGTGCGTAAGCAGTGGTGGGGCTACGCGCCCGCCGAAAATTTCAGCAACCAGGAATTGATCAAAGAAGCCTATCGCGGCATTCGGCCCGCGCCCGGTTATCCCGCCTGCCCGGATCACACCGAAAAGGGCATTTTGTTTGACCTGCTCAACGTGCCGCAAAATATTGATCTGCACCTGACCGAAACGTTTGCCATGTATCCGGCGGCCGCGGTCAGCGGTTTTTACTTTGCCCACCCTGAAGCGCGCTATTTTACGGTGGGCAAAATTGGCCGTGATCAAGTGGCGGATTACGCCCGTCGCAAGGGCATGCCGGTGGCCGAGGTGGAGCGGTGGTTGCGGCCAAACTTAGCGGAAGGGGTTTAG